A single Ctenopharyngodon idella isolate HZGC_01 chromosome 22, HZGC01, whole genome shotgun sequence DNA region contains:
- the epm2a gene encoding laforin isoform X2, whose product MVVFRFGVILTPECSDVELFILGSRPEMGHWDPNRAVKMNPSSSVLSSCEPCLWIGDVHLSEPHTDQLWFKFIKRVDGNYIWEGSGPHHDRQCVYDDSNMVDGVYCHPIGHWIEETGHTDEMKHTTNFYFSIAGQQAIHFSQVLPRVWLGSCPRRVEHVTLKLKQELGVTAVMNFQTEWDVINNSHGCRRDLGQPMTPETMVHLYKDCGLSYIWLPTPDMSTEGRTQMLPQAVFLLYGLLKNGHTVYVHCNAGVGRSTAAVCGLLMYVLGWRLRKVQYYLTARRAAVYIDEEALNTSFTRLLFIHLDMVVI is encoded by the exons ATGGTTGTGTTCAGGTTTGGTGTTATTTTGACACCAGAGTGTTCAGATGTCGAGTTGTTTATATTAGGCTCTCGGCCGGAGATGGGACACTGGGATCCGAACCGAGCCGTGAAGATGAATCCGAGCAGCTCGGTTCTGTCCAGCTGTGAACCATGTCTGTGGATCGGAGACGTGCATCTGTCCGAACCGCACACAGATCAGCTGTGGTTCAAGTTTATAAAGCGTGTCGATGGGAACTACATTTGGGAAG GCAGTGGACCCCATCATGACCGGCAGTGTGTTTATGACGACAGTAACATGGTGGACGGGGTATACTGCCACCCTATTGGTCACTGGATCGAGGAGACGGGCCACACAGATGAGATGAAACACACCACCAACTTCTACTTCAGCATAGCGGGACAGCAGGCCATCCACTTCTCTCA GGTGCTGCCTCGTGTCTGGTTAGGCAGCTGCCCTCGACGGGTCGAACATGTAACCCTAAAGCTGAAACAAGAACTGGGTGTTACAGCAGTGATGAACTTTCAGACAGAATGGGATGTCATAAACAACTCACACGGCTGCCGGCGTGACCTCGGTCAACCCATGACCCCAGAGACAATGGTGCACCTGTACAAAGACTGTGGTCTTTCTTATATCTGGCTCCCCACCCCAGACATGAGCACAGAAG GTCGCACACAGATGCTGCCCCAGGCAGTGTTCCTGCTCTATGGGCTGCTGAAGAACGGTCACACAGTATATGTTCACTGTAACGCAGGAGTGGGTCGTTCCACTGCGGCAGTGTGTGGACTCCTGATGTATGTGTTAGGCTGGAGACTCAGAAAAGTGCAGTACTACCTCACTGCCAGAAGGGCGGCAGTCTATATTGATGAGGAAGCGCTG aacACCAGTTTCACCCGGTTATTGTTCATTCATCTTGACATGGTCGTCATTTGA
- the epm2a gene encoding laforin isoform X1, whose translation MVVFRFGVILTPECSDVELFILGSRPEMGHWDPNRAVKMNPSSSVLSSCEPCLWIGDVHLSEPHTDQLWFKFIKRVDGNYIWEGSGPHHDRQCVYDDSNMVDGVYCHPIGHWIEETGHTDEMKHTTNFYFSIAGQQAIHFSQVLPRVWLGSCPRRVEHVTLKLKQELGVTAVMNFQTEWDVINNSHGCRRDLGQPMTPETMVHLYKDCGLSYIWLPTPDMSTEGRTQMLPQAVFLLYGLLKNGHTVYVHCNAGVGRSTAAVCGLLMYVLGWRLRKVQYYLTARRAAVYIDEEALVRAENDFLMKFGRLCPFVCNPET comes from the exons ATGGTTGTGTTCAGGTTTGGTGTTATTTTGACACCAGAGTGTTCAGATGTCGAGTTGTTTATATTAGGCTCTCGGCCGGAGATGGGACACTGGGATCCGAACCGAGCCGTGAAGATGAATCCGAGCAGCTCGGTTCTGTCCAGCTGTGAACCATGTCTGTGGATCGGAGACGTGCATCTGTCCGAACCGCACACAGATCAGCTGTGGTTCAAGTTTATAAAGCGTGTCGATGGGAACTACATTTGGGAAG GCAGTGGACCCCATCATGACCGGCAGTGTGTTTATGACGACAGTAACATGGTGGACGGGGTATACTGCCACCCTATTGGTCACTGGATCGAGGAGACGGGCCACACAGATGAGATGAAACACACCACCAACTTCTACTTCAGCATAGCGGGACAGCAGGCCATCCACTTCTCTCA GGTGCTGCCTCGTGTCTGGTTAGGCAGCTGCCCTCGACGGGTCGAACATGTAACCCTAAAGCTGAAACAAGAACTGGGTGTTACAGCAGTGATGAACTTTCAGACAGAATGGGATGTCATAAACAACTCACACGGCTGCCGGCGTGACCTCGGTCAACCCATGACCCCAGAGACAATGGTGCACCTGTACAAAGACTGTGGTCTTTCTTATATCTGGCTCCCCACCCCAGACATGAGCACAGAAG GTCGCACACAGATGCTGCCCCAGGCAGTGTTCCTGCTCTATGGGCTGCTGAAGAACGGTCACACAGTATATGTTCACTGTAACGCAGGAGTGGGTCGTTCCACTGCGGCAGTGTGTGGACTCCTGATGTATGTGTTAGGCTGGAGACTCAGAAAAGTGCAGTACTACCTCACTGCCAGAAGGGCGGCAGTCTATATTGATGAGGAAGCGCTGGTAAGAGCAGAAAATGACTTTCTCATGAAGTTTGGGCGACTCTGTCCATTTGTCTGCAACCCAGAGACATGA
- the fbxo30b gene encoding F-box only protein 30b yields the protein MEEPHIHCMSCISRRCMVKPEPGTSCDLITCPLVCGAIFHSCKAIEHKLLCPLERVPCLNHSIGCPFTLARGQMAEHLEVCPAGVVCCTMEWNRWPVNDEDYRSYERLSQEADEVEQLDMALALQDQRTMLASLKLVSLAPTSGPEKKTKAAGQSEKPGLDSVAQTPCMQVETIEMEPTAGCSKDKISNGINGLKEEHYGELYQTTVETTKSLAAALNVLIHLNSSETDCTTTNASAALPERNGELHENVRTREDAGFSCDKIASGVNGLKEDLQPQQHQKLMELGRNLACALGALGDVVKGTEPISGSIVNKNGKLNQSETSESPDVDMKDVTSEVDAEPGAVGGFDDVETTLDGLAHEAAGEHCPVMLGDIDRQGFCNGSHSIVDHIIESTTEHHQNPESRGSWEFVGPLIPHRPEIRHDQHAFLIQEASGSQAPLLQQPIHAQTLTVQRDSVMALDFEDRAFERKLQNLQLLRNFMPLALNGRKGSFTEMFPHRNPRCKMEDKAVDTSDLDQEPVDDPMGLGEIDFTAAALLFCLEESPRARRISDTVYAFGGTRVDFGTQTFSFPAAILATSTMVGEVASASACDRAAPRLSQPSPFCTLRLDLTLEQLVPRPSWAPREGSMFTFECGQLFRREEFLSHFRNVHGDIHSGLNGWMEHRCPLAYYGCTYSQRRFCPSTQGSKVVHDRHLRSFGVKPISEPVIEPKCDHLSGLPFEVLQHVARFLDGFSLCQLSMVSRTMRDVCASLLQSRGMVVVQWEKKQYLDGRRTWQIKDKVWRFSTAFSPVNRWEFADITSMADHLKRCPYNEVLRQVEAVPLPCMCTTRELTRDGRSLRSVLKPVS from the exons ATGGAGGAGCCCCATATTCACTGCATGTCCTGCATAAGCAGGCGATGCATGGTCAAACCTGAGCCCGGCACTTCCTGTGACCTCATCACCTGCCCTCTTGTATGCGGCGCCATCTTCCACAGCTGCAAGGCTATTGAACACAAGCTGCTGTGCCCGCTTGAAAGGGTGCCATGTCTTAACCACAGCATTGGATGCCCTTTTACCCTGGCCCGTGGCCAGATGGCAGAGCACCTTGAGGTGTGTCCTGCAGGTGTGGTGTGCTGCACTATGGAGTGGAATAGGTGGCCAGTGAATGATGAGGATTATCGTTCATATGAGCGGCTGAGTCAAGAAGCAGATGAGGTGGAGCAGCTTGACATGGCGCTCGCTCTTCAGGACCAGCGCACCATGTTAGCGTCACTAAAACTTGTCTCTCTGGCTCCCACTAGTGGCCCAGAGAAAAAGACTAAGGCAGCAGGACAAAGTGAAAAGCCTGGTCTAGACTCAGTTGCTCAGACTCCATGCATGCAGGTGGAGACCATTGAGATGGAGCCTACGGCTGGCTGTTCAAAAGACAAGATTTCCAATGGGATTAATGGTCTAAAAGAAGAACATTACGGAGAGCTCTACCAAACCACGGTGGAGACAACCAAAAGCCTGGCCGCAGCTCTTAACGTCCTGATCCACCTCAATTCTTCTGAAACAGACTGCACAACCACTAATGCATCAGCTGCACTTCCGGAGCGCAATGGGGAACTGCATGAAAACGTGAGGACAAGAGAAGATGCCGGGTTCAGCTGTGATAAAATAGCCAGCGGAGTCAATGGCCTAAAGGAGGATCTACAGCCTCAACAGCACCAAAAACTCATGGAACTTGGCAGGAACTTGGCCTGTGCACTGGGTGCATTAGGAGATGTCGTCAAAGGCACTGAGCCAATTAGTGGCTCAATCGTTAACAAGAATGGCAAGCTCAACCAGTCAGAAACTTCGGAGTCTCCAGATGTTGATATGAAGGACGTTACATCGGAGGTTGATGCTGAGCCTGGGGCTGTTGGGGGATTTGATGATGTAGAAACCACTTTAGATGGTCTAGCTCATGAGGCAGCAGGTGAGCATTGCCCAGTCATGTTAGGGGACATAGATAGGCAAGGTTTTTGTAATGGCTCTCATAGTATTGTAGATCACATAATAGAATCGACCACAGAACACCATCAAAACCCAGAGTCCCGAGGTTCTTGGGAGTTTGTTGGTCCATTAATTCCCCATAGACCAGAGATCAGACATGACCAACATGCTTTCTTGATCCAGGAGGCCTCTGGATCACAAGCCCCTTTGCTGCAGCAGCCTATACATGCTCAGACTTTGACTGTCCAGAGAGACAGCGTGATGGCATTAGACTTTGAAGATAGGGCTTTTGAGAGGAAACTCCAGAACCTTCAGTTGCTGCGCAATTTTATGCCACTTGCACTTAATGGACGGAAGGGGTCCTTTACCGAAATGTTTCCCCATAGAAATCCACGCTGCAAAATGGAGGACAAAGCTGTGGACACATCAGATTTAGATCAGGAGCCAGTGGATGACCCCATGGGACTTGGCGAAATTGACTTTACGGCAGCAGCTCTTCTGTTCTGCCTGGAGGAGTCGCCTCGAGCTCGGAGGATATCCGACACGGTCTATGCGTTCGGAGGCACACGTGTTGACTTTGGCACCCAGACGTTTAGTTTTCCTGCTGCCATCTTGGCAACAAGTACGATGGTCGGAGAGGTCGCATCCGCTTCCGCTTGCGATCGAGCTGCACCTCGCCTTTCGCAGCCAAGTCCGTTTTGCACTCTGCGGCTTGATCTGACGCTGGAGCAGCTTGTGCCTCGCCCAAGCTGGGCTCCACGAGAGGGCTCCATGTTTACCTTTGAGTGCGGCCAGCTCTTCCGTCGAGAAGAGTTCCTCTCGCATTTCCGCAATGTTCATGGAGATATCCACTCTGGACTCAATGGCTGGATGGAGCACCGGTGCCCGTTAGCGTATTATGGTTGCACATACTCCCAGCGCAGATTCTGCCCATCCACTCAAGGGTCGAAGGTTGTTCATGATCGCCACCTCAGGTCATTTGGGGTGAAACCCATCTCAGAACCTGTAATAGAGCCTAAGTGTGATCACCTTAGCGGATTGCCATTTGAAGTACTTCAACATGTGGCCCGATTTCTGGATGGCTTTAGCCTGTGTCAGCTGTCAATGGTGTCTCGTACAATGAGAGATGTTTGTGCCAGTCTGCTACAGAGCCGTGGCATGGTGGTGGTTCAATGGGAAAAGAAGCAATATTTGGATGGAAGACGAACCTGGCAGATAAAAGACAAG GTTTGGCGTTTCAGCACAGCCTTTAGCCCGGTTAACAGGTGGGAGTTTGCGGACATCACTAGCATGGCAGACCACCTGAAACGTTGCCCGTACAATGAAGTCCTCCGACAGGTGGAGGCGGTTCCACTGCCCTGCATGTGCACGACCAGAGAGCTCACGCGAGACGGCAGATCACTCCGATCTGTTCTCAAGCCTGTATCATAA